From one Mobula birostris isolate sMobBir1 chromosome 20, sMobBir1.hap1, whole genome shotgun sequence genomic stretch:
- the LOC140185034 gene encoding uncharacterized protein yields MPFTCSDCGKGFIWHSHLLTHQLDHTGEKPFICSECGKGFTHSAQMKEHQRVHTGEWPFTCSECGKGFTWQSELIEHQRIHTGEKPFICSECGKGFAWLSNLKQHQKLHTRERPFKCSECGKGFARSFQLKVHQRVHTGEKPFSCSECGKGFTESSKLSSQLNEHQRVHTDKMPFTCTDCGKGFTHSSTLQRHQRVHTGERPFTCSDCGKGFTQSSHLLTHQLVHTWDRPFTCSECGKGFTRSNHLLTHQLVHTGEWPLSCSECGKGFTQSSTLVKHFRLHTGERPFTCSDCGKGFTHPAQLKEHQRVHTGEKPFCCSECGKRFTQSSTLVKHCRIHTGEKPFTCSDCGKGFTQSVQLKKHQFVHTGEKPFTCSVCGKGFTWSSDLKVHQRIHSGEKPYTCSDCGKEFKRSSDLKVHQLVHTGEKPFICSNCGKEFARSSDLKVHQRLHTGEKLFTCSERGKRFTRSSHLLTHQLVHTGEKPFTCSVCGKEFIQSSDFKVHQRVHTGEKPFTCSECGKGFTRSSQLKEHQRIHTGEKPFNCSDCGKEFSRSSQLNEHQRVHTGERPFTCSECGKAFTRSTQLLTHQFIHTGERPFTCSDCGKTFTQSSMLQTHQRVHTGERPFTCSECGKGFTQSSHLLTHQSVHTWDRPFTCSECGKGFTRSTHLLSHQLVHTGERPFTCSDCGKGFTQSSQLKKTSARSHWGETVHLPQIVGRDSLRHLT; encoded by the exons atgccattcacctgctcagactgtgggaaaggattcatttggCATTCTcatctactgacacaccagttagatcacactggggagaaaccattcatctgctctgaatgtgggaagggattcacccatTCAGCTCaaatgaaggaacatcagcgagtccacactggggaatggccattcacctgctctgaatgtgggaagggattcacttggcaatctgaactgattgaacatcagcgaattcacactggggagaaaccgttcatctgctctgaatgtgggaagggattcgcctGGTTATCTAATCTGAAGCAACATCAGAAACTTCACACTCGGGAGAGGCCATTCaaatgctctgaatgtgggaagggttttgctcggtcatttcaactgaaggtacaccagcgagttcacactggggagaaacctttcagctgctctgaatgtggaaagggattcactgagtcatccaaacTT tcatctcaactgaacgaacaccagcgggttcacactgataagatgccgttcacctgcacagactgcgggaagggattcactcactcatccacacTTCAgaggcaccagcgagttcacactggggagaggccattcacttgctcagactgtgggaaaggattcactcagtcatctcacctactgacacatcaGTTAGTTCACACCTGGGACAGACCATTCACGTGTTCtgaatgtggaaagggattcactcggtcaaaTCACCTGCTAACTCACCAGTTAGTTCACACGGGGGAGTGGCCACTCAgctgttctgaatgtgggaagggattcactcagtcatccacccttgTGAAGCACTTCAGActtcacactggtgagaggccattcacctgctcagactgtgggaagggattcactcatccAGCTCAACTAAAAGAAC atcagcgagttcacaccggagagaaaCCGTTctgctgctctgaatgtgggaagagattcactcagtcatccacacTTGTGAAGCACTgtcgaattcacactggggagaagccattcacctgctcagactgtgggaagggattcactcagtcagttCAACTAAAGAAACATCAGTttgtccacactggggagaaaccattcacctgctctgtttgtgggaagggattcacatggTCATCTGACTTGAAAGTTCACCAGCGAATTCACTCTGGGGAGAAGCCatacacctgctcagattgtgggaaagaATTCAAACGGTCATCTGACTTAAAAGTACATCAACtcgttcacactggagagaaaccattcatctgctcaaaTTGTGGAAAAGAATTTGCACGGTCATCGGACTTGAAAGTGCATCAACGACTTCATACTGGGGAGAAGCTATTCACCTGCTCCGAacgtgggaagagattcactcgatcttctcacctactgacacaccaattagttcacactggggagaaaccattcacctgctcagtctgtgggaaggaattcattcagtcatctgacTTCAaagtgcatcagcgagttcacactggggagaagccgttcacctgctctgaatgtgggaaaggattcactcggtcttcgcaattgaaggaacatcagcgaattcacactggggagaaacctttcaactgctcagactgtgggaaggaattcagtcggtcatctcaactgaatgaacatcaacgagttcacactggggagaggcctttcacctgctctgaatgtgggaaggcattcactcgATCCACTCAGTTACTGACACACCAGttcattcacactggggagaggccgttcacctgctcagactgtgggaagacattcactcagtcatccatgCTACAGACacaccagagagttcacactggggagaggccattcacctgctctgaatgtgggaagggattcactcagtcatctcacctactgacacatcagtcagttcacacatgggacaggccattcacttgctctgaatgtgggaagggattcactcggtccaCTCACCTACTGTCACatcagttagttcacactggggagaggccgttcacctgctcagactgtgggaagggattcactcagtcatctcaattgAAAAAAACATCAGCTCGTTCACATTGGGGAGAAACTGTTCACCTTCCTCAGATTGtcggaagagattcactcagacaTCTCACCTAA